The following coding sequences lie in one Treponema socranskii subsp. buccale genomic window:
- a CDS encoding ISAs1 family transposase has product MRWETLEDALAVLETEREYDGYFCSVQDAVIIVILGSLCDLQSVKKIHEWATTEHVRKFLEETFGIKRIPCYWWLLSLLAIIRPESLNECMKQWVASVVPDLAAKLETEEEEQSKKKKKQPLTIAIDGKAIRSTGKMKKYDNPLHIISAQIGELGLTLAQRTVESKSNEIPAVPELIKELEIKGCMVVADAMNCQIETAEAIIGAEADYLLSAKGNQEALMNDIAEYVQDTKLRAKMDSITRTEKGHGRKERRSAYTSTDVSWQPGGRIWPELKCIGALHTRFETSKGVTEEWHYYISSKALRAEELLHHARKEWSVETMHWLLDVHFDEDRCRVQSKNIQQNLNMLHKCALNIIRIHKRETQSKLPLNGIMFRALMNPQALLPLLGKT; this is encoded by the coding sequence ATGAGGTGGGAAACATTAGAAGATGCACTTGCAGTGCTTGAGACGGAACGGGAATACGACGGGTATTTTTGCAGCGTACAAGATGCGGTTATCATCGTGATTTTGGGAAGCCTGTGCGATTTGCAAAGCGTAAAGAAAATCCACGAATGGGCAACAACCGAACATGTCAGAAAGTTTCTGGAAGAAACCTTCGGGATCAAACGGATACCGTGCTATTGGTGGCTGTTAAGCCTGCTTGCAATCATACGTCCGGAATCATTGAATGAGTGTATGAAACAATGGGTTGCTTCGGTTGTACCGGATCTTGCAGCAAAACTTGAGACGGAAGAGGAAGAACAAAGCAAGAAGAAAAAGAAGCAGCCGTTGACGATAGCCATAGACGGAAAAGCTATCCGTTCAACGGGAAAGATGAAAAAATACGACAATCCCTTGCATATCATCAGTGCACAGATCGGAGAATTGGGATTGACACTTGCCCAGAGAACAGTCGAATCAAAGAGTAATGAGATTCCGGCTGTACCGGAATTGATAAAAGAGCTTGAAATTAAGGGCTGTATGGTGGTTGCAGACGCAATGAACTGTCAAATAGAGACTGCCGAAGCGATAATTGGGGCGGAAGCGGATTATTTGTTAAGCGCGAAGGGCAATCAGGAAGCACTTATGAACGATATCGCGGAGTATGTTCAGGATACGAAGCTGAGAGCGAAGATGGACAGCATCACGCGAACGGAAAAGGGACATGGTCGGAAGGAAAGGCGCAGTGCGTATACGAGTACAGATGTTTCATGGCAGCCGGGCGGCAGAATATGGCCGGAACTCAAATGCATTGGAGCACTTCATACGCGATTTGAGACGAGCAAAGGCGTGACGGAAGAATGGCATTATTATATTTCAAGCAAAGCGTTACGAGCGGAAGAGCTGCTCCATCATGCAAGAAAGGAATGGTCGGTAGAAACGATGCATTGGCTGTTGGATGTACATTTTGACGAGGACAGATGCAGGGTGCAGAGTAAGAACATACAGCAGAATCTCAATATGCTGCACAAATGTGCGCTTAACATAATCCGCATACACAAGCGGGAGACACAATCGAAGCTGCCGTTGAACGGTATTATGTTCCGTGCTCTTATGAATCCTCAAGCATTATTACCGCTTTTGGGCAAAACTTGA
- a CDS encoding ABC transporter ATP-binding protein: MDNYFCADNLYRVWDSVTVDFSFTAAKGTMTVIVGKSGSGKSTVLRLIAGLEEPNRRNDGKECTVRLDGKTITKTAPGKRGIGMVFQSPALFSHLTVAENVAYGLRSRGMGKKEAEAEAEKYIAEFALAGFGKRMSETLSGGEAQRVSLARTLIVKPPLVLFDEPLSSLDAPLRKKLASDIRKSQKKEGFTGIFVTHDIAEAKAVADTVIVMENGKKKWEGAPEDFNESMLG, translated from the coding sequence ATGGATAATTATTTTTGCGCGGACAATCTCTATCGCGTATGGGATTCGGTTACCGTCGACTTTTCATTTACGGCGGCGAAGGGAACGATGACCGTCATCGTCGGAAAAAGCGGAAGCGGAAAGTCGACCGTACTCCGCCTCATCGCGGGACTCGAAGAGCCGAACAGGCGGAACGACGGAAAAGAATGCACCGTAAGGCTCGACGGAAAAACAATAACAAAGACCGCACCCGGAAAACGCGGGATCGGCATGGTCTTTCAAAGCCCCGCGCTTTTTTCGCATTTGACCGTTGCGGAAAACGTCGCATACGGACTTCGGAGCCGCGGTATGGGTAAAAAAGAAGCCGAAGCGGAAGCCGAAAAATATATTGCGGAATTCGCGCTCGCAGGCTTCGGAAAACGCATGTCCGAAACGCTTTCCGGCGGCGAAGCCCAGCGCGTATCGCTCGCGCGGACGCTCATCGTAAAGCCGCCCCTCGTCCTCTTCGACGAGCCGCTTTCATCGCTCGACGCGCCGCTTCGGAAAAAACTCGCATCCGATATCCGCAAAAGCCAAAAGAAAGAAGGCTTTACCGGCATCTTCGTTACGCACGACATAGCCGAAGCGAAAGCCGTCGCGGACACTGTTATCGTAATGGAAAACGGCAAAAAAAAATGGGAAGGAGCGCCCGAAGACTTTAACGAATCGATGCTCGGATAG
- a CDS encoding formylglycine-generating enzyme family protein, whose protein sequence is MRFIRKRYCISAAVIVAAVIFTACADPSTNSYTPHFDASSGIGDVGGISFKMIKIAAVKNGSVGNDSETTNPVHKVNLRSYMIGETEVTQELWQAVMGTNPSNSIKPAASGEVQSKRPVEEVNWFDAIAFCNELTKRVYGSDRECVYHLKGSPSVIYAPHHAPKRGEYAKYMPEQDMSKKGFRLPTEAEWEWAAKGGQDFKWAGTGNKDQLKHYAWYGYIYDEDQEGGEAGGKTHQVKLKRPNGYGLYDMSTEINFQAPYLKSR, encoded by the coding sequence ATGCGCTTTATACGGAAAAGATACTGTATTTCGGCGGCAGTCATAGTTGCGGCTGTCATTTTTACCGCATGCGCCGATCCGTCGACGAATTCATATACCCCGCATTTCGATGCCTCATCCGGCATAGGCGATGTCGGCGGCATCAGCTTTAAGATGATCAAAATAGCCGCCGTAAAAAACGGCAGCGTTGGGAATGACTCGGAAACGACAAATCCGGTGCACAAAGTGAATCTGCGCTCGTACATGATCGGAGAAACCGAAGTTACGCAAGAGCTGTGGCAGGCGGTCATGGGAACGAATCCGAGCAACTCCATTAAGCCCGCCGCTTCCGGCGAAGTGCAGAGCAAGCGTCCGGTAGAAGAAGTGAACTGGTTCGATGCGATAGCGTTTTGCAACGAACTCACCAAAAGAGTATACGGATCGGATAGAGAATGCGTCTATCATCTCAAAGGCTCGCCTTCCGTCATTTATGCGCCCCATCATGCGCCGAAAAGGGGAGAGTACGCAAAGTATATGCCCGAACAGGACATGAGCAAAAAAGGTTTCCGCCTGCCGACCGAAGCCGAATGGGAATGGGCGGCGAAGGGCGGACAGGATTTCAAATGGGCGGGAACCGGCAACAAAGATCAGCTCAAACACTATGCGTGGTACGGATATATTTACGATGAAGACCAGGAAGGCGGAGAAGCCGGCGGTAAAACGCATCAGGTAAAATTGAAACGGCCGAACGGCTACGGCCTGTACGATATGAGCACGGAAATCAATTTTCAAGCCCCCTATTTAAAAAGTCGATAA
- a CDS encoding SUMF1/EgtB/PvdO family nonheme iron enzyme, which produces MSGNVFEWCWDRYEDDDSIPDPVPLDYAGETGSTDDRRVLRSGGLCYGPKEAACAFRTRRGPDYWTFDTGLRLVCRP; this is translated from the coding sequence ATGAGCGGCAACGTATTCGAATGGTGTTGGGACCGATATGAGGATGACGATAGTATTCCCGATCCGGTACCGCTCGATTACGCGGGCGAGACGGGAAGTACCGATGACCGCCGCGTTCTACGCAGCGGCGGTTTGTGTTACGGCCCGAAAGAAGCGGCTTGTGCGTTCCGCACTCGGCGAGGTCCCGATTATTGGACATTCGATACGGGTTTGCGCTTGGTGTGCCGCCCTTGA
- a CDS encoding PTS transporter subunit IIC has product MNKYFKRYVVDAFGGMSLGLFSTLIIGLIIKQIGGFFPSAVGSGGAGGASVYASLVYAGRFFMLTGQVLTVLTGAGIACGVAHSLGAPKLALYGSILTGTIGAYSVKCAAYLSAGQAAFIAENGSVLLAGPGDPLSAFAAALVGAECGRLVAGKTKIDIVVVPAVTVITGGAAALLFGPALASASAALGSGIQKATELEPFWMGIVLSVVMGMILTLPISSAAIAIILGMTGIAGGAATAGCCAQMIGFAVISFRDNGFNGFFAQGLGTSMLQIPNICKNPFIWIPPTLASAITGPLASCLFKMRTLPAGAGMGTSGLVGPIMTFQAMQGAESAPLIILKIIAVDVILPAVLAYVFYAVLRARALIRDGDMKLDA; this is encoded by the coding sequence ATGAACAAGTACTTTAAACGGTATGTAGTCGATGCGTTCGGCGGAATGTCGCTCGGCCTTTTTTCCACGCTCATCATCGGATTGATTATTAAGCAGATCGGCGGATTCTTTCCGTCCGCAGTCGGTTCGGGGGGCGCAGGAGGTGCGAGCGTCTATGCATCTCTTGTGTATGCGGGAAGATTTTTTATGCTCACGGGGCAGGTGCTCACCGTACTCACCGGAGCCGGAATCGCGTGCGGAGTTGCGCATTCGCTCGGTGCGCCGAAGCTTGCTTTGTACGGAAGCATCCTCACCGGCACGATCGGTGCGTATTCCGTAAAATGCGCCGCCTATTTGAGCGCCGGGCAGGCGGCCTTTATCGCGGAAAACGGAAGCGTGCTTTTGGCGGGACCGGGAGATCCGCTTTCAGCTTTCGCTGCGGCTTTAGTCGGCGCCGAATGCGGAAGGCTCGTCGCGGGAAAGACTAAAATCGATATCGTCGTCGTACCCGCCGTTACGGTTATTACCGGCGGCGCCGCCGCATTGCTCTTCGGGCCCGCCCTTGCATCCGCATCGGCAGCTCTCGGAAGCGGCATACAGAAGGCGACCGAACTCGAACCGTTTTGGATGGGCATTGTGCTCTCGGTCGTCATGGGGATGATTTTGACGCTGCCCATAAGCTCCGCGGCTATCGCGATCATACTCGGTATGACGGGGATCGCGGGAGGAGCTGCGACTGCCGGCTGCTGCGCGCAGATGATAGGCTTTGCCGTCATCAGCTTCCGCGACAACGGCTTTAACGGTTTTTTCGCGCAGGGACTCGGAACGTCTATGCTGCAGATTCCGAACATCTGCAAAAACCCTTTTATATGGATCCCGCCGACTCTCGCTTCGGCGATCACCGGCCCCCTAGCGTCGTGCCTCTTTAAGATGCGCACGCTTCCTGCGGGAGCGGGTATGGGGACGAGCGGACTTGTCGGGCCGATTATGACGTTTCAAGCGATGCAGGGAGCGGAGAGCGCCCCTCTTATCATCCTAAAGATAATCGCAGTCGATGTGATTCTTCCTGCCGTACTCGCATACGTTTTTTATGCGGTACTCCGCGCCCGGGCTTTGATCCGCGACGGGGATATGAAACTCGACGCATAG
- a CDS encoding ABC transporter permease, whose protein sequence is MTKSRTGSVEYGVCILASALFILIIGAFAVPLAASFSPLFVKTESARIAGGYIARTALRTLAIAFFSTLTAAAVGIGAAFFTANRSFPGKRFILSLSAVPLCVPSLIIALGFVAVFGINGTLNSILIKIFHLKNAPLPFLYSTAGIVIVQGFYNFPLVTAVVSSSWEALSLVKRDAARMLGANERRIFFTVTLHELSPAIAAACVPVFLYCFFSFMIVLLFGSPGSSTLETEIYRAARASLDFRTAAALALIETLCAMTVLFIYGARKGAARTETPERTEKKDAPPIGCAPYEEKRTKIIEYAFAAVIAVLVAFFFLAPLAGIAAGGFSAKGGILSFIKIITSKGFKSALFGTCMTAPCTALLCVAAGFTYAAYIRLRDPLGKSEILKTLPMLPMALSSVVMGVGMTIAVRRASIATLVLAETALAWPLAFRQIYASLCAVPQAAIDAGRMLSPVAPDMIFRIMIPSAKRGIVSAFGFCFAVSMGDTALPLVLSVPRFDTLSLYTYRLASAYRFSDACICGTILCALCALVFALGNKINNFGSLYG, encoded by the coding sequence ATGACAAAGAGCCGCACCGGAAGCGTCGAATACGGAGTATGCATACTCGCTTCGGCGCTTTTCATTTTAATAATCGGAGCCTTTGCCGTCCCCCTCGCCGCTTCTTTTTCACCGCTCTTTGTAAAAACCGAAAGCGCGCGCATCGCAGGCGGGTATATAGCCCGTACGGCGCTCCGTACCCTCGCTATCGCGTTTTTTTCCACGCTGACGGCGGCGGCGGTCGGCATCGGCGCGGCTTTTTTTACCGCAAACAGAAGCTTTCCGGGAAAGCGCTTTATCCTTTCGCTTTCCGCCGTCCCGCTGTGTGTACCGTCGCTGATCATCGCGCTCGGCTTTGTCGCCGTATTCGGCATCAACGGTACGCTCAATTCAATTTTAATAAAAATCTTTCATTTGAAAAATGCGCCGCTCCCGTTCCTCTATTCGACGGCGGGCATCGTCATCGTACAGGGCTTTTACAATTTTCCGCTCGTCACCGCAGTCGTTTCATCTTCTTGGGAAGCCCTTTCGCTCGTAAAACGCGATGCCGCGCGCATGCTCGGAGCAAACGAGAGGCGCATCTTTTTTACCGTAACGCTGCACGAACTTTCCCCCGCGATAGCGGCAGCCTGCGTTCCCGTATTTCTCTACTGTTTTTTCAGCTTTATGATCGTACTCCTGTTCGGAAGCCCGGGTTCTTCGACGCTCGAAACGGAAATATACCGGGCCGCGCGCGCTTCCCTCGACTTCAGAACGGCGGCCGCTCTTGCGCTCATCGAAACGCTGTGCGCCATGACGGTACTCTTTATCTACGGCGCACGCAAAGGCGCTGCCCGAACGGAAACCCCTGAACGTACTGAAAAAAAAGACGCGCCTCCGATAGGCTGCGCGCCTTATGAAGAAAAGCGTACGAAAATAATCGAATACGCCTTTGCCGCAGTCATCGCCGTCCTCGTAGCGTTTTTTTTTCTCGCACCGCTTGCGGGGATAGCAGCAGGAGGATTTTCGGCAAAGGGCGGAATCCTATCGTTTATTAAAATTATAACTTCGAAAGGATTCAAAAGCGCGCTTTTCGGCACGTGTATGACCGCCCCCTGCACCGCCCTTTTATGCGTCGCTGCGGGATTCACGTACGCGGCATATATCCGCCTCCGCGATCCGCTCGGAAAATCCGAAATACTCAAAACGCTCCCCATGCTTCCGATGGCGCTTTCTTCGGTCGTCATGGGAGTCGGTATGACTATCGCCGTGCGCCGCGCTTCCATAGCGACGCTCGTTTTAGCCGAAACCGCCCTCGCGTGGCCGCTCGCGTTCCGGCAAATCTACGCATCGCTGTGCGCCGTACCGCAGGCGGCGATCGACGCAGGCCGCATGCTTTCACCGGTCGCACCCGACATGATATTCCGCATCATGATCCCGTCGGCAAAAAGAGGAATCGTTTCGGCATTCGGTTTTTGCTTTGCCGTAAGTATGGGAGACACCGCTCTTCCGCTCGTTCTTTCCGTACCGCGCTTCGACACTTTGTCGCTGTATACGTACCGGCTCGCGTCCGCATACCGATTTTCCGACGCGTGCATTTGCGGCACGATCCTCTGCGCTCTATGCGCTCTTGTCTTTGCATTAGGCAATAAAATCAATAATTTCGGATCGCTCTATGGATAA
- a CDS encoding NAD-dependent protein deacylase encodes MNDNDFDKAIAKLQRMIDESRSIVFFGGAGVSTESGIPDFRSTDGLYHQQWNYPPEQMLSRSFFDANPAEFYRFYREKLIVKGVKPNAAHKKLAELEKAGKLTAVVTQNIDGLHQAAGSKNVFELHGSTLRNYCMKCGAPYDIDFIAESANTPDGIPHCTKCGGIVKPDVVLYEEGLDGACIEGAVRAIRDADMLIIGGTSLVVYPAASLVNYYRGNKLVVINKTATGGDAIATLVIRDSIGKVLGAVKTA; translated from the coding sequence ATGAACGATAACGATTTCGATAAAGCGATTGCAAAACTGCAGCGCATGATAGACGAAAGCCGCTCCATCGTATTTTTCGGCGGAGCGGGCGTTTCGACGGAAAGCGGTATCCCCGACTTCAGAAGTACGGACGGTCTGTATCACCAACAATGGAACTATCCTCCCGAGCAGATGCTCAGCAGGAGTTTTTTCGACGCGAACCCCGCGGAGTTTTACCGCTTTTACCGCGAAAAGCTCATCGTCAAAGGCGTAAAGCCGAACGCGGCGCACAAAAAACTTGCGGAACTCGAAAAGGCGGGAAAGCTCACCGCCGTCGTTACGCAAAACATCGACGGACTGCATCAGGCGGCGGGAAGTAAAAACGTATTCGAACTGCACGGAAGCACGCTGCGCAATTACTGTATGAAATGCGGCGCTCCCTACGATATCGATTTTATCGCCGAAAGCGCGAACACTCCCGACGGCATACCGCACTGCACAAAGTGCGGCGGCATCGTTAAGCCCGATGTCGTGCTCTACGAAGAAGGTCTCGACGGAGCCTGCATCGAAGGCGCAGTCCGCGCGATACGGGATGCGGACATGCTCATCATCGGCGGCACCTCTCTCGTCGTCTACCCCGCGGCAAGTCTCGTAAACTATTACCGCGGAAACAAACTCGTCGTTATCAATAAAACCGCGACGGGAGGCGATGCGATCGCAACGCTCGTCATCCGTGATTCGATCGGAAAAGTGCTCGGCGCCGTAAAAACCGCATAA
- a CDS encoding Na+/H+ antiporter NhaC family protein encodes MTSFGMWGIIPPLLTIVLAFVTKDVIVSLFLGILSGTLIVAGGNPALALMHLTDALAASLADGWNIRIFLFCALLGGLVGMLSKTGAAGAFGRWASLKLKTGKGSLLMSFIFGLIIFIDDYFNSLTVGTIMRPICDKTKVARAKLAYVLDSTAAPVCIIAPISSWVVTVMSIVKGAEGFDAMHMTPFEFFIRSIPYNLYALGTLVFVLVIILTKRDFGPMKSSEARAAQGKLFYERKYGAVAGEVENTVNDSAKPADMLFPIIVLIATALIFFPVTTWMSAVDGKSIMSFADAAKTIPLGDAFKDTDASVALFYAIIFTIFATYIYYIARKLLNLSGAGEALRDGIKSMIPALIILSMAWTIGTIIKSSPSDGGLGLGVYLSEIVVKQRFPLELIPVIVFALSALISFATGTSWGTFGIMIPLVMPIATGLAQAKGLPQEAFVNACMICIAAVVGGAVFGDHASPISDTTILSSTGAGCPHLEHVATQMPYAVFIALCSAIGFIAGGFSENIIAAWLSFALVLVIGIVFLPKTVKSKAD; translated from the coding sequence ATGACCAGTTTCGGTATGTGGGGCATCATTCCCCCGCTTTTAACAATCGTGCTTGCCTTCGTCACCAAAGACGTGATCGTATCGCTCTTTTTGGGCATTTTGTCGGGCACGCTTATCGTCGCGGGGGGCAATCCCGCCCTTGCGCTCATGCATCTCACCGATGCGCTCGCTGCTTCTCTCGCCGACGGATGGAATATCCGCATTTTCCTTTTTTGCGCGCTCCTCGGAGGCCTTGTCGGTATGCTTTCGAAAACGGGAGCTGCAGGCGCCTTCGGCAGATGGGCGTCGCTGAAATTGAAGACGGGCAAAGGATCGCTTCTCATGTCGTTTATCTTCGGATTGATAATTTTTATCGACGATTATTTCAATTCGCTTACCGTCGGTACGATCATGCGCCCGATCTGCGATAAGACGAAAGTCGCGCGCGCAAAACTTGCCTACGTGCTCGATTCGACCGCCGCTCCCGTGTGCATCATCGCGCCGATTTCAAGCTGGGTCGTTACCGTCATGTCGATCGTAAAGGGTGCGGAAGGCTTCGATGCGATGCACATGACGCCGTTCGAATTTTTTATCCGCTCCATACCGTACAACCTGTATGCGCTCGGTACGCTCGTTTTCGTACTCGTCATCATTTTAACAAAACGCGATTTCGGCCCGATGAAGTCTTCCGAAGCGCGCGCGGCACAGGGAAAACTCTTTTATGAAAGAAAGTACGGAGCGGTTGCGGGCGAAGTCGAAAACACCGTAAACGATTCGGCAAAGCCTGCCGACATGCTTTTTCCGATCATCGTTCTCATTGCGACGGCGCTGATCTTTTTTCCGGTGACGACGTGGATGAGCGCGGTCGACGGAAAATCGATTATGTCCTTTGCCGATGCCGCGAAAACGATCCCGCTCGGAGACGCATTCAAAGATACCGACGCATCGGTCGCGCTTTTTTATGCAATCATCTTTACGATCTTCGCTACGTATATTTATTATATTGCAAGAAAATTGTTGAACTTGAGCGGAGCGGGTGAAGCGCTCCGTGACGGCATCAAATCGATGATACCGGCGCTGATCATTTTGTCGATGGCGTGGACGATCGGAACGATCATCAAATCTTCGCCGTCGGACGGAGGACTCGGACTCGGCGTCTACCTTTCGGAAATCGTCGTGAAGCAGCGCTTTCCGCTCGAACTCATTCCCGTCATCGTCTTTGCGCTTTCGGCTCTCATTTCGTTTGCGACCGGCACGAGCTGGGGCACGTTCGGCATTATGATTCCGCTTGTCATGCCGATCGCGACGGGACTTGCGCAGGCGAAGGGCTTGCCGCAAGAGGCATTCGTCAACGCGTGCATGATCTGTATTGCTGCCGTCGTCGGAGGCGCCGTATTCGGCGATCACGCATCTCCCATTTCCGATACGACAATCCTTTCGTCTACGGGAGCGGGCTGTCCGCACCTCGAACACGTTGCAACCCAGATGCCGTACGCGGTGTTTATCGCGCTTTGTTCGGCGATCGGTTTTATCGCAGGCGGTTTTTCGGAAAATATAATTGCCGCGTGGCTTTCGTTCGCGCTTGTCCTCGTTATCGGCATCGTGTTTTTGCCCAAAACGGTAAAATCGAAAGCGGACTGA